One segment of Vidua macroura isolate BioBank_ID:100142 chromosome 24, ASM2450914v1, whole genome shotgun sequence DNA contains the following:
- the DYRK3 gene encoding dual specificity tyrosine-phosphorylation-regulated kinase 3 translates to MLLGRKPDGPLAAARIGDGLYDSYMRIDECRYPEPTNEERSPSGLPSLSRPHVSINKLIMKDHPLAGNQVKVEQLFEDSGNRRSSTLQSAGLTPERSLPSLTKEKTLESLGARGSGSSLKSHKAVSQAPEEAVKQFKHLLSAYEQQEIFSFSEIYFVGPSAKKRQGVVGGPNNSGYDDDQGSYIHVPHDHLAYRYEVLKIIGKGSFGQVAKVYDHKLHQHLALKMVRNEKRFHRQAAEEIRILEHLKKQDKTGSMNVIHMLESFTFRNHICMTFELLSMNLYELIKRNKFQGFSLQLVRKFAHSILQCLDALYRNKIIHCDLKPENILLKQQGRSGIKVIDFGSSCFEHQRVYTYIQSRFYRAPEVILGSRYGMPIDMWSFGCILVELLTGYPLFPGEDEADQLACIMELLGMPPQKLLDQSKRAKNFINSKGHPRYCTVMTQPDGKVTLSGSRSRRGKVRGAPGNKDWVTALKGCDDPLFTGFLKDCLSWDPSTRMIPSQALRHPWICKRVPKAAGLEKSSGRRISSYSGSFQGIANKLPPVAAVPSKLRASLTTEPSGNIPLCTVLPKLVS, encoded by the exons ATGCTGCTCGGCAGGAAGCCGGACGGGCCTCTCGCAGCGG CCAGGATTGGAGATGGATTATACGACTCCTATATGAGGATAGATGAGTGTAGATACCCAGAGCCTACAAATGAAGAACGGAGCCCTTCGGGACTTCCTTCCCTTTCAAGACCTCAT GTTTCTATCAACAAACTTATAATGAAGGATCACCCTCTGGCTGGGAATCAGGTCAAAGTGGAGCAGTTATTTGAGGACTCTGGCAACAGAAGGAGCAGCACTCTTCAGTCTGCAGGCCTTACTCCAGAAAGATCTCTCCCTTCCCTGACAAAAGAGAAAACCCTAGAGAGCCTGGGTGCTAGAGGCAGTGGAAGCTCCTTGAAATCACATAAAGCCGTCTCCCAAGCTCCAGAGGAAGCTGTCAAACAGTTCAAACATCTGCTATCAGCTTATGAGCAGCAGGAGATCTTCAGTTTCTCTGAGATTTACTTTGTGGGGCCATCTGCCAAAAAGAGGCAGGGGGTGGTCGGCGGCCCCAACAACAGCGGCTACGACGACGACCAAGGCAGCTACATCCACGTGCCCCACGACCACCTGGCTTACAGGTATGAGGTGCTCAAAATCATCGGCAAGGGCAGTTTCGGACAAGTTGCTAAAGTCTATGATCACAAACTCCACCAGCACCTGGCCTTAAAGATGGTTCGCAATGAGAAGAGGTTCCATCGCCAAGCTGCCGAGGAGATCAGGATCCTGGAGCACCTGAAGAAGCAGGATAAAACAGGCAGCATGAATGTGATCCACATGCTGGAAAGCTTCACCTTTCGGAACCACATCTGCATGACCTTTGAACTCTTGAGTATGAACCTGTATGAGCTGATTAAAAGGAATAAGTTCCAGGGCTTCAGCCTCCAGCTGGTTCGGAAGTTCGCTCACTCCATCCTGCAGTGTTTGGATGCCCTTTATAGAAACAAAATCATCCACTGTGACTTGAAGCCAGAAAATATCCTCCTAAAACAGCAAGGGAGGAGTGGAATCAAGGTTATAGATTTTGGGTCCAGCTGTTTTGAGCACCAAAGAGTCTACACCTACATCCAGTCCCGGTTTTATCGGGCCCCAGAGGTGATCCTGGGCAGCCGCTATGGGATGCCCATAGACATGTGGAGTTTTGGCTGTATTCTGGTGGAGCTTTTGACTGGCTACCCTCTTTTTCCTGGAGAGGACGAGGCAGACCAGCTGGCCTGTATCATGGAACTTCTTGGAATGCCACCTCAGAAGCTTTTGGATCAATCCAAGCGAGCCAAGAACTTCATCAACTCCAAGGGTCACCCCCGTTACTGCACGGTGATGACGCAGCCGGACGGGAAGGTGACCCTGAGCGGGAGCCGCTCGCGCCGGGGCAAGGTCCGGGGTGCCCCAGGGAACAAGGACTGGGTGACAGCTCTGAAGGGCTGTGATGACCCCTTGTTCACTGGTTTCCTGAAGGACTGCCTCAGCTGGGATCCTTCCACACGCATGATTCCCAGCCAGGCGCTGCGGCACCCCTGGATCTGCAAACGGGTGCCCAAAGCAGCCGGCTTGGAGAAAAGCTCCGGCAGGCGGATTTCGAGCTATTCAGGTTCCTTCCAAGGAATTGCTAACAAGTTGCctcctgtggctgcagtccCCAGCAAGCTGAGGGCCAGTCTGACCACTGAGCCCAGTGGCAACATCCCTCTGTGTACTGTGCTCCCCAAACTGGTCAGCTAG
- the EIF2D gene encoding eukaryotic translation initiation factor 2D isoform X2 produces MRKLRSDVAAAFPTLSTEQLAELVPNKEELNVIKIYSHKGEAITVYMNHRNPILFEVEKVLYPTVYTLWVYPDLLPAFATWPPVLQKLAGGADLMLPGVVVPPSGLPQVQRGTLCAVTLLGNRAPVAVGVATMSTEEMLAAGMKGKGFAVLHTHLDHLWEYGDKSSPPTLAPLVTGSAATESAGDEEELQGKEPGSSCSPEPEQPVDIRDLSLRDRDTCAELLGKEELHENRAAEPAEDASTEDQQEAEDSRTPQEQMDALFNQCFFHALKCKVKKSDLPLLTSTFLGSHMVSCCPTGKQLDIKKSSYKKFSKFLQSMQHQRILQVKELSRGVESIVDVDWKHPDIKAFAVPEGFSSASAGQDSKSEDREQVYHAPEIIPLYGVSTKMIPLFQESGHRKGSILSSSEVRNIIINYVKSNELVDETNKNFVKVNAILCDCLLDKSEQDEISHLKWDELLSRCLERLQPLHQVTFSGQEPVVRKGNIEPIDISIAQRSSNKKVTIIKNLELYGLDPQCVANTLQQKVQASATISPAPGTKDRVQVQIQGNQIHHLAKMLLEEYQLPRKYIQGLEKAPKLGRKK; encoded by the exons AT GAGGAAGCTACGGAGTGATGtggcagcagcttttcccaccCTGAGCACTGAACAACTGGCTGAGTTGGTTCCAAACAAGGAAGAGCTCAATGTCATCAAAATATACTCTCACAAAGGGGAGGCCATCACTGTTTACATGAACCACAGGAACCCAATACTGTTTGAAGTTGAGAAAGTTCTGTATCCAACAG TGTACACTCTGTGGGTCTACCCAGACCTTCTCCCTGCCTTTGCAACATGGCCCCCAGTGCTACAGAAACTTGCAGGAGGTGCAG ACCTGATGCTGCCAGGAGTTGTGGTGCCACCTTCTGGCCTCCCTCAAGTGCAACGGGGCACGCTCTGTGCTGTCACCCTGCTGGGAAACAG aGCTCCTGTGGCAGTTGGAGTGGCCACCATGTCCACGGAGGAGATGCTGGCTGCTGGAATGAAAGGGAAgggctttgctgtgctgcacacTCACCTGGATCACCTCTG GGAATATGGTGACAAATCTTCTCCTCCTACCTTAGCTCCCTTGGTAACGGGTTCTGCTGCAACGGAGAGTGCTGGAGacgaggaggagctgcaggggaaggagcctggcagcagctgctcccctgagccAGAGCAGCCCGTGGACATCAGGGATTTGAGCCTGAGGGACAGAGACACTTGTGCAGaactgctggggaaggaggagctcCATGagaacagagctgcagagccagctgaGGATGCCAGCACAGAGGACCAGCAGGAGGCTGAGGACAGCAGGACCCCACAAG AGCAAATGGATGCATTGTTTAATCAGTGCTTTTTCCATGCCTTAAAATGCAAAGTAAAGAAGTCAGATCTCCCTCTGCTCACCAGCACATTTCTAGGCAGCCACATGGTCTCCTGCTG CCCTACTGGAAAACAACTGGACATAAAGAAATCAAGCTATAAGAAG TTCTCTAAATTCCTGCAAAGCATGCAGCACCAGAGGATCTTACAAGTgaaggagctgagcagaggTGTGGAGAGCATCGTGGATGTGGACTGGAAACACCCAGA CATTAAAGCAtttgcagtgcctgaaggaTTTTCTTCAGCCTCTGCTGGCCAAGACAGCAAAAGTGAAGACAGAGAACAAGTGTACCATGCTCCTGAAATCATTCCACTCTATGGGGTCTCCACAAAAATGATCCCACTCTTTCAGGAATCTGGACACAG AAAAGGCAGCATCCTCTCAAGCAGTGAGGTGAGAAACATCATCATTAACTACGTGAAGAGTAATGAGTTGGTtgatgaaacaaacaaaaa cttTGTAAAGGTGAATGCCATTCTGTGTGACTGCCTGTTGGATAAATCAGAACAGGATGAGATCTCACACCTTAAATGGGATGAACTCTTGAGCAG GTGCCTGGAACGACTGCAGCCCTTACACCAGGTGACATTTTCTGGACAAGAACCCGTGGTGAGGAAAGGAAACATTGAACCCATCGACATCAGCATAGCACAGAGATCATCTAACAAGAAG GTGACAATTATCAAGAACCTTGAGCTGTATGGTCTGGACCCACAGTGTGTGGCCAACACTCTCCAACAGAAGGTCCAAGCCAGTGCCAccatcagcccagcaccaggaaCAAAGGACAGAGTCCAGGTCCAGATCCAAGGCAACCAAATCCATCATCTGGCCAAGATGCTGCTCG AAGAATATCAGCTACCTCGGAAATACATCCAaggcctggagaaggctccaaaGCTTGGCCGCAAGAAGTAG
- the EIF2D gene encoding eukaryotic translation initiation factor 2D isoform X1 has product MFARAFRVRANTSIKGSDRRKLRSDVAAAFPTLSTEQLAELVPNKEELNVIKIYSHKGEAITVYMNHRNPILFEVEKVLYPTVYTLWVYPDLLPAFATWPPVLQKLAGGADLMLPGVVVPPSGLPQVQRGTLCAVTLLGNRAPVAVGVATMSTEEMLAAGMKGKGFAVLHTHLDHLWEYGDKSSPPTLAPLVTGSAATESAGDEEELQGKEPGSSCSPEPEQPVDIRDLSLRDRDTCAELLGKEELHENRAAEPAEDASTEDQQEAEDSRTPQEQMDALFNQCFFHALKCKVKKSDLPLLTSTFLGSHMVSCCPTGKQLDIKKSSYKKFSKFLQSMQHQRILQVKELSRGVESIVDVDWKHPDIKAFAVPEGFSSASAGQDSKSEDREQVYHAPEIIPLYGVSTKMIPLFQESGHRKGSILSSSEVRNIIINYVKSNELVDETNKNFVKVNAILCDCLLDKSEQDEISHLKWDELLSRCLERLQPLHQVTFSGQEPVVRKGNIEPIDISIAQRSSNKKVTIIKNLELYGLDPQCVANTLQQKVQASATISPAPGTKDRVQVQIQGNQIHHLAKMLLEEYQLPRKYIQGLEKAPKLGRKK; this is encoded by the exons ATGTTCGCCAGGGCGTTCCGCGTGAGGGCCAACACCAGCATCAAGGGCTCGGACCG GAGGAAGCTACGGAGTGATGtggcagcagcttttcccaccCTGAGCACTGAACAACTGGCTGAGTTGGTTCCAAACAAGGAAGAGCTCAATGTCATCAAAATATACTCTCACAAAGGGGAGGCCATCACTGTTTACATGAACCACAGGAACCCAATACTGTTTGAAGTTGAGAAAGTTCTGTATCCAACAG TGTACACTCTGTGGGTCTACCCAGACCTTCTCCCTGCCTTTGCAACATGGCCCCCAGTGCTACAGAAACTTGCAGGAGGTGCAG ACCTGATGCTGCCAGGAGTTGTGGTGCCACCTTCTGGCCTCCCTCAAGTGCAACGGGGCACGCTCTGTGCTGTCACCCTGCTGGGAAACAG aGCTCCTGTGGCAGTTGGAGTGGCCACCATGTCCACGGAGGAGATGCTGGCTGCTGGAATGAAAGGGAAgggctttgctgtgctgcacacTCACCTGGATCACCTCTG GGAATATGGTGACAAATCTTCTCCTCCTACCTTAGCTCCCTTGGTAACGGGTTCTGCTGCAACGGAGAGTGCTGGAGacgaggaggagctgcaggggaaggagcctggcagcagctgctcccctgagccAGAGCAGCCCGTGGACATCAGGGATTTGAGCCTGAGGGACAGAGACACTTGTGCAGaactgctggggaaggaggagctcCATGagaacagagctgcagagccagctgaGGATGCCAGCACAGAGGACCAGCAGGAGGCTGAGGACAGCAGGACCCCACAAG AGCAAATGGATGCATTGTTTAATCAGTGCTTTTTCCATGCCTTAAAATGCAAAGTAAAGAAGTCAGATCTCCCTCTGCTCACCAGCACATTTCTAGGCAGCCACATGGTCTCCTGCTG CCCTACTGGAAAACAACTGGACATAAAGAAATCAAGCTATAAGAAG TTCTCTAAATTCCTGCAAAGCATGCAGCACCAGAGGATCTTACAAGTgaaggagctgagcagaggTGTGGAGAGCATCGTGGATGTGGACTGGAAACACCCAGA CATTAAAGCAtttgcagtgcctgaaggaTTTTCTTCAGCCTCTGCTGGCCAAGACAGCAAAAGTGAAGACAGAGAACAAGTGTACCATGCTCCTGAAATCATTCCACTCTATGGGGTCTCCACAAAAATGATCCCACTCTTTCAGGAATCTGGACACAG AAAAGGCAGCATCCTCTCAAGCAGTGAGGTGAGAAACATCATCATTAACTACGTGAAGAGTAATGAGTTGGTtgatgaaacaaacaaaaa cttTGTAAAGGTGAATGCCATTCTGTGTGACTGCCTGTTGGATAAATCAGAACAGGATGAGATCTCACACCTTAAATGGGATGAACTCTTGAGCAG GTGCCTGGAACGACTGCAGCCCTTACACCAGGTGACATTTTCTGGACAAGAACCCGTGGTGAGGAAAGGAAACATTGAACCCATCGACATCAGCATAGCACAGAGATCATCTAACAAGAAG GTGACAATTATCAAGAACCTTGAGCTGTATGGTCTGGACCCACAGTGTGTGGCCAACACTCTCCAACAGAAGGTCCAAGCCAGTGCCAccatcagcccagcaccaggaaCAAAGGACAGAGTCCAGGTCCAGATCCAAGGCAACCAAATCCATCATCTGGCCAAGATGCTGCTCG AAGAATATCAGCTACCTCGGAAATACATCCAaggcctggagaaggctccaaaGCTTGGCCGCAAGAAGTAG
- the EIF2D gene encoding eukaryotic translation initiation factor 2D isoform X3, translating to MNHRNPILFEVEKVLYPTVYTLWVYPDLLPAFATWPPVLQKLAGGADLMLPGVVVPPSGLPQVQRGTLCAVTLLGNRAPVAVGVATMSTEEMLAAGMKGKGFAVLHTHLDHLWEYGDKSSPPTLAPLVTGSAATESAGDEEELQGKEPGSSCSPEPEQPVDIRDLSLRDRDTCAELLGKEELHENRAAEPAEDASTEDQQEAEDSRTPQEQMDALFNQCFFHALKCKVKKSDLPLLTSTFLGSHMVSCCPTGKQLDIKKSSYKKFSKFLQSMQHQRILQVKELSRGVESIVDVDWKHPDIKAFAVPEGFSSASAGQDSKSEDREQVYHAPEIIPLYGVSTKMIPLFQESGHRKGSILSSSEVRNIIINYVKSNELVDETNKNFVKVNAILCDCLLDKSEQDEISHLKWDELLSRCLERLQPLHQVTFSGQEPVVRKGNIEPIDISIAQRSSNKKVTIIKNLELYGLDPQCVANTLQQKVQASATISPAPGTKDRVQVQIQGNQIHHLAKMLLEEYQLPRKYIQGLEKAPKLGRKK from the exons ATGAACCACAGGAACCCAATACTGTTTGAAGTTGAGAAAGTTCTGTATCCAACAG TGTACACTCTGTGGGTCTACCCAGACCTTCTCCCTGCCTTTGCAACATGGCCCCCAGTGCTACAGAAACTTGCAGGAGGTGCAG ACCTGATGCTGCCAGGAGTTGTGGTGCCACCTTCTGGCCTCCCTCAAGTGCAACGGGGCACGCTCTGTGCTGTCACCCTGCTGGGAAACAG aGCTCCTGTGGCAGTTGGAGTGGCCACCATGTCCACGGAGGAGATGCTGGCTGCTGGAATGAAAGGGAAgggctttgctgtgctgcacacTCACCTGGATCACCTCTG GGAATATGGTGACAAATCTTCTCCTCCTACCTTAGCTCCCTTGGTAACGGGTTCTGCTGCAACGGAGAGTGCTGGAGacgaggaggagctgcaggggaaggagcctggcagcagctgctcccctgagccAGAGCAGCCCGTGGACATCAGGGATTTGAGCCTGAGGGACAGAGACACTTGTGCAGaactgctggggaaggaggagctcCATGagaacagagctgcagagccagctgaGGATGCCAGCACAGAGGACCAGCAGGAGGCTGAGGACAGCAGGACCCCACAAG AGCAAATGGATGCATTGTTTAATCAGTGCTTTTTCCATGCCTTAAAATGCAAAGTAAAGAAGTCAGATCTCCCTCTGCTCACCAGCACATTTCTAGGCAGCCACATGGTCTCCTGCTG CCCTACTGGAAAACAACTGGACATAAAGAAATCAAGCTATAAGAAG TTCTCTAAATTCCTGCAAAGCATGCAGCACCAGAGGATCTTACAAGTgaaggagctgagcagaggTGTGGAGAGCATCGTGGATGTGGACTGGAAACACCCAGA CATTAAAGCAtttgcagtgcctgaaggaTTTTCTTCAGCCTCTGCTGGCCAAGACAGCAAAAGTGAAGACAGAGAACAAGTGTACCATGCTCCTGAAATCATTCCACTCTATGGGGTCTCCACAAAAATGATCCCACTCTTTCAGGAATCTGGACACAG AAAAGGCAGCATCCTCTCAAGCAGTGAGGTGAGAAACATCATCATTAACTACGTGAAGAGTAATGAGTTGGTtgatgaaacaaacaaaaa cttTGTAAAGGTGAATGCCATTCTGTGTGACTGCCTGTTGGATAAATCAGAACAGGATGAGATCTCACACCTTAAATGGGATGAACTCTTGAGCAG GTGCCTGGAACGACTGCAGCCCTTACACCAGGTGACATTTTCTGGACAAGAACCCGTGGTGAGGAAAGGAAACATTGAACCCATCGACATCAGCATAGCACAGAGATCATCTAACAAGAAG GTGACAATTATCAAGAACCTTGAGCTGTATGGTCTGGACCCACAGTGTGTGGCCAACACTCTCCAACAGAAGGTCCAAGCCAGTGCCAccatcagcccagcaccaggaaCAAAGGACAGAGTCCAGGTCCAGATCCAAGGCAACCAAATCCATCATCTGGCCAAGATGCTGCTCG AAGAATATCAGCTACCTCGGAAATACATCCAaggcctggagaaggctccaaaGCTTGGCCGCAAGAAGTAG